In Deinococcus aestuarii, a single genomic region encodes these proteins:
- a CDS encoding Na+/H+ antiporter subunit E, with the protein MQGLALNVLLAVVWALLAGEVSLRELAVGSLLGFAILAVFPRVLGTGGYVRRVAAALSFLGFFLRELTVANVQVALFALRPRPPLRPMIVAVPLRVQGDAALTLLTAVITLMPGTVALGFSDDRRVLYAHAIGTPSAQAAREAIQRVEDHVLRVLDRPPGRPEAGT; encoded by the coding sequence ATGCAGGGACTGGCGCTCAACGTGCTCCTCGCGGTGGTGTGGGCCCTTCTGGCCGGGGAGGTCAGCCTGCGGGAACTCGCCGTCGGCTCGCTGCTGGGTTTCGCCATCCTGGCCGTGTTTCCGCGCGTGCTGGGCACCGGGGGGTACGTGCGCCGGGTCGCGGCGGCGCTCTCGTTTCTGGGATTTTTCCTGCGCGAACTGACGGTGGCGAACGTGCAGGTCGCGCTCTTCGCGCTGCGGCCCCGCCCGCCCCTGCGCCCCATGATCGTGGCGGTGCCGCTGCGCGTGCAGGGGGACGCGGCCCTCACGCTGCTGACCGCCGTGATCACCCTGATGCCCGGCACGGTCGCCCTGGGCTTCAGTGACGACCGCCGGGTCCTCTACGCGCACGCCATCGGCACGCCGAGCGCGCAGGCCGCCCGCGAGGCCATCCAGAGGGTCGAAGACCACGTGCTGCGCGTCCTCGACCGCCCGCCGGGCCGCCCGGAGGCCGGGACGTGA
- a CDS encoding YqhA family protein, whose product MVRRSEPESQGGRPPTPFSRFIGQSRFIVLLAVISVLLVAAALFLIGVIQALTGIVNAAAAVADLQFNAANLTLVFLEIVSTMLKAVVFYIIGVGLYSLFIAPLNLTVSLGIETLNDLEDKIVSVVIVILGVTFLEHFVRWEDPLETLQFGAALAVVVAALVFFQRHSHQAKEAQQQKSPDVTARAKKELFEEDTEQHVISQDEVEGRTQSSGG is encoded by the coding sequence ATGGTCCGTCGTTCCGAACCCGAGTCCCAGGGGGGGCGCCCGCCGACCCCCTTCAGCCGCTTCATCGGGCAGTCGCGCTTCATCGTGCTGCTGGCCGTGATCTCCGTACTGCTCGTCGCCGCCGCCCTCTTCCTGATCGGCGTCATCCAGGCCCTCACCGGCATCGTCAACGCCGCCGCCGCCGTCGCCGACTTGCAGTTCAACGCCGCCAACCTCACCCTCGTCTTTCTGGAGATCGTCAGCACCATGCTCAAGGCGGTCGTGTTCTACATCATCGGCGTCGGGCTCTACAGCCTCTTCATCGCGCCCCTCAACCTCACCGTCAGCCTGGGCATCGAGACCCTCAACGACCTCGAGGACAAGATCGTCAGCGTGGTCATCGTCATCCTGGGCGTGACCTTTCTGGAGCACTTCGTCCGCTGGGAGGACCCGCTGGAGACCTTGCAGTTCGGCGCGGCGCTGGCGGTGGTGGTGGCGGCGCTGGTGTTCTTCCAGCGGCACAGCCACCAGGCCAAGGAGGCGCAGCAGCAGAAGAGCCCGGACGTGACGGCGCGCGCCAAGAAGGAACTGTTCGAGGAAGACACCGAGCAGCACGTCATCAGCCAGGACGAGGTGGAGGGGCGGACCCAGAGCAGCGGCGGGTGA
- a CDS encoding aquaporin has translation MTASPNLSRRFVAEVVGTFFLVIAALLSPPGLTFALVGATLLVMVIALGQVSGAHLNPAVTLGLITARLFPLREGLVYFVAQVLGAFLALGFGQLVDRRLPVAGAHGNALWFELLGTALLVFVVVRVVMAKAAPEASALAIGIALTVGIAIAGPSSGGVLNPAIALVLLAGNLLRGPVFVNLIYFAAPLVAGALAALLARSLAPEGAQERDRQEVVARPVHDSRDLG, from the coding sequence ATGACCGCCTCTCCCAACCTCTCCCGGCGCTTCGTCGCCGAGGTCGTAGGCACCTTTTTCCTCGTGATCGCCGCCCTGCTCTCGCCCCCAGGCCTCACCTTCGCCCTGGTCGGGGCCACCCTGCTCGTCATGGTGATCGCCCTCGGACAGGTCTCCGGCGCGCACCTCAACCCGGCGGTGACCCTCGGGCTCATCACCGCGCGGCTGTTTCCCCTGCGCGAGGGGCTGGTGTACTTCGTGGCGCAGGTGCTGGGCGCGTTCCTGGCCCTGGGCTTCGGGCAACTGGTGGACCGCCGGCTCCCCGTGGCGGGCGCCCACGGCAACGCGCTGTGGTTCGAGCTGCTGGGCACGGCCCTCCTGGTGTTCGTGGTCGTCCGGGTGGTGATGGCGAAGGCCGCCCCCGAGGCGAGCGCCCTCGCCATCGGGATCGCCCTGACGGTGGGCATCGCCATCGCGGGACCCAGCAGCGGTGGGGTGCTCAATCCGGCCATCGCCCTGGTGCTGCTGGCCGGGAATTTGCTGAGGGGCCCTGTGTTCGTCAACCTCATCTATTTCGCCGCGCCGCTCGTCGCCGGGGCCCTCGCCGCCCTGCTGGCCCGCTCGTTGGCTCCCGAAGGAGCGCAGGAGCGTGACCGCCAGGAGGTCGTCGCCCGACCCGTCCACGACTCCCGGGACCTGGGGTAG
- a CDS encoding YtxH domain-containing protein, protein MTHLEEQAHDLKEAAQDVGRQFERQMSAGAARGLAKTQANFAATLARHQQDLHRLEAQMERLQHERRGGGGFPWGLVLLAGVAYALYRSNPSFRDRIRGLLRQVSPGLEGHLARAGDAAKDAVSDVMRGDDPRDALRDAGGERRRAGEKAADQAGDKLRDLQHQAQDSAQDLRRDAQRAADDLRDDSRRH, encoded by the coding sequence ATGACCCATCTCGAAGAACAGGCCCACGACCTCAAGGAGGCTGCCCAGGACGTCGGGCGGCAGTTCGAACGTCAGATGAGCGCGGGGGCCGCCAGGGGCCTCGCCAAGACGCAGGCGAACTTCGCCGCCACCCTCGCCCGGCATCAACAGGACCTGCATCGCCTGGAGGCCCAGATGGAGCGGCTCCAGCACGAACGCAGAGGCGGGGGCGGTTTTCCGTGGGGGCTCGTGCTCCTCGCGGGCGTGGCCTACGCTCTGTACCGCAGCAATCCGTCCTTCAGGGACCGGATTCGGGGGCTCCTGAGGCAGGTCAGTCCCGGACTCGAGGGCCACCTCGCCCGCGCCGGGGACGCCGCAAAAGACGCCGTGTCCGACGTGATGCGCGGCGACGATCCCCGGGATGCCCTGCGAGACGCCGGGGGTGAACGCCGCCGAGCCGGGGAGAAGGCCGCCGATCAGGCCGGGGACAAGCTGCGCGACCTCCAGCATCAGGCTCAGGACAGCGCGCAGGACCTGAGGCGGGACGCACAACGGGCGGCCGACGATCTACGCGACGACTCCAGGCGCCACTAG
- a CDS encoding PRC and DUF2382 domain-containing protein — translation MAGLTRVDQLARERSYDLGTGYHDPTGATAYAAGGEKVGTVKGAMAEDGGRLRYLIVDVGGWFASKQVLMPVGMARIEDDAVYFDSLTRDQVKNLNVYEVGREYGREQQTTDERVLRGTGYAGTVGMTGQGAEQRYNYRDDENDTMFRAPQRLQLLEERLLVNKQRYVAGQVEIGKRVETRQETVTVPLQREEVVIERHAVTDPRPVEGNVTLGAASEALRVDLEAERARVGKQAFVTEEVEIGKRTVTDTQQVTEMVGREVLNVEKTGDVKLNMGDRVAGQAGDRSVTMDGKGALDRAGDAVKDAADPGGGKTDRR, via the coding sequence ATGGCGGGACTCACACGGGTAGATCAATTGGCAAGGGAGCGCAGTTACGACCTGGGCACGGGGTACCACGACCCCACCGGCGCGACCGCCTACGCGGCGGGCGGCGAGAAGGTCGGGACCGTGAAGGGCGCGATGGCCGAGGACGGCGGTCGCCTGCGGTACCTGATCGTGGACGTGGGCGGCTGGTTCGCCTCCAAGCAGGTGCTGATGCCGGTCGGGATGGCCCGCATCGAGGACGACGCGGTGTACTTCGACTCGCTGACGAGGGATCAGGTCAAGAACCTGAACGTCTATGAGGTGGGGCGCGAGTACGGCCGTGAGCAACAGACCACCGACGAGCGGGTGCTGCGGGGGACGGGCTACGCGGGGACGGTCGGCATGACCGGGCAGGGTGCGGAGCAGCGATACAACTACCGCGACGATGAGAACGACACGATGTTCCGTGCCCCGCAGCGGCTGCAACTGCTCGAAGAGCGGCTGCTGGTGAACAAGCAGCGCTACGTGGCCGGGCAGGTCGAGATCGGCAAACGGGTGGAGACCCGGCAGGAGACGGTGACGGTGCCCCTGCAACGCGAGGAGGTCGTGATCGAGCGCCACGCCGTCACCGACCCCCGCCCGGTGGAGGGCAACGTCACCCTGGGCGCCGCGAGCGAGGCCCTGCGGGTGGACCTGGAGGCCGAGCGGGCGCGGGTCGGGAAGCAGGCGTTCGTCACCGAGGAAGTGGAGATCGGCAAGCGCACCGTCACCGACACCCAGCAGGTCACCGAGATGGTGGGCCGCGAGGTGCTGAACGTCGAGAAGACCGGCGACGTGAAGTTGAACATGGGGGATCGGGTGGCCGGGCAGGCGGGTGACCGCTCCGTGACGATGGACGGCAAGGGCGCCCTCGACCGCGCGGGGGATGCGGTCAAGGATGCCGCTGACCCCGGGGGCGGCAAGACCGACCGCCGCTGA
- a CDS encoding DUF2382 domain-containing protein, whose protein sequence is MGFFTLLLHRGLALVGLTAGLALAQSGCVLPDGPLPERSRYVVMLDVSGSMVGKGDGRFDIFGQVERELGRFLQQSTSTVRLVTFSRGVEASRDFEYPTQKAELQTYLNTLKPDGTHTYLYRSMQRVFSGLTRDPSLATTVYVLTDGNDNDPGRVSLQGALATFEKSRGEFDKLYYIGLGTDIPQAAETAFDATSYARTLEVPPSIIPQLGGFGLLPALLELSKGKLTRSGRLGEDVRLELDNSRFPGLKLGQGRLAGGERLLTLTVDPARPGTPEAAALLCVEGAGLSQRALVRPGREVLAGGGPSAGAGSPGAGGPGTGSPAGQAGSGPSATGRLRLTLLNPEGNRVLSPGEETTLRYRVGGPAGGRGLVNFGTLPEGLEATVNGRPLNGPVPVTAGDTLALTLRSTGLPGGQAVSIAPTLDGQAARAQQVSATGANGSPAPGPLAGSAGARGTAESLRLVLLNPGANRSLAPGEETTLNYRLQGPAGQSGQVAFGNLPDGLEATVNGQPLTGPLTVQVGDTVALTLRNRGLPGGEAMSVTPSVDGRAAEPQQVTGRAAAGDPAGTAATGGTTPAPGTGTPGDTAAASPLRLVLLNPGANRSLAPGEETTLSYRLQGPAGQSGQVDFGALPDGLEATVNGRPLTGPLTVQVGDTVALTVRNAGLPGGGTATLTPTLNGQAAQPQQVTAATPGAAAGTAPSTGQVPAAGPVVLLNPEARQPLARGESTVLRYRAEGAPATVRLGETPAGTSVAFEGQPGSTLTVPAGGEFGVRVTNTGLGGGQAVSPDVRAAGVPLNVPTITGARAGFDPGWLGLLGLLGLLPLVVRRAAPRVLSVPVGPAPAGSPPVVTAPTPVAPSSPPVDTAPAGAAPDRLQLLEERLAVDKTRVKVGEVEIGKRVETRTEQVEVPLTREEAYIERHAVADPRPVEDAVLGVQPEALRVDLEAERAQVEKRAYVAEEVEVSKRTTTEQRTFTETVGREVLDVRPEGDVTVVDGEDVDEGSSPRRR, encoded by the coding sequence ATGGGTTTTTTCACACTTCTGTTGCACCGGGGCCTGGCCCTGGTGGGGCTGACGGCCGGGCTGGCGCTGGCCCAGAGCGGTTGCGTGCTTCCAGACGGACCCCTGCCCGAGCGTTCCCGCTACGTGGTCATGCTCGACGTGTCGGGGTCGATGGTGGGCAAGGGCGACGGCCGGTTCGACATCTTCGGGCAGGTTGAGCGCGAACTGGGCCGTTTCCTCCAGCAGAGCACGAGCACCGTTCGGCTGGTGACTTTTTCGCGCGGCGTGGAGGCCAGCCGCGATTTTGAATATCCCACCCAGAAGGCCGAGTTGCAGACCTACCTGAACACCCTGAAGCCCGACGGCACGCACACCTACCTCTACCGCTCCATGCAGCGGGTCTTTTCCGGGCTCACCCGGGACCCCAGCCTCGCCACCACCGTCTACGTGCTCACCGACGGCAACGACAACGACCCCGGGCGGGTGAGCCTGCAAGGCGCGCTCGCCACCTTCGAGAAGAGTCGGGGAGAGTTCGACAAGCTCTATTACATCGGGCTGGGCACCGACATTCCGCAGGCCGCCGAGACCGCCTTCGACGCCACCTCGTACGCCCGCACGCTGGAGGTGCCGCCCAGCATCATCCCCCAGCTCGGGGGCTTCGGGCTCCTTCCGGCGCTGCTGGAACTGTCCAAGGGCAAGCTGACCCGCAGCGGCAGGTTGGGCGAGGACGTGCGGCTGGAGCTGGACAACTCGCGCTTTCCCGGACTGAAGCTCGGCCAGGGCCGTCTGGCGGGGGGCGAGCGCCTCCTGACCCTGACGGTGGATCCGGCCCGGCCCGGCACTCCCGAGGCCGCGGCCCTGCTGTGCGTCGAGGGCGCTGGCCTCTCGCAACGGGCCCTGGTCCGGCCCGGCCGGGAGGTGCTGGCAGGGGGCGGCCCCAGTGCCGGGGCAGGAAGCCCAGGTGCAGGAGGTCCAGGGACGGGCAGCCCGGCGGGACAGGCGGGGTCCGGCCCCTCCGCGACCGGCCGTCTGCGCCTCACCCTGCTCAACCCCGAGGGCAACCGGGTCTTGAGCCCCGGCGAGGAGACCACGCTGCGCTACCGCGTGGGGGGCCCGGCGGGCGGACGGGGACTGGTGAACTTCGGGACCCTGCCTGAGGGGCTGGAAGCAACGGTGAATGGCCGGCCCCTGAACGGACCGGTCCCGGTGACGGCCGGAGACACGCTGGCGCTGACCCTGCGCAGCACGGGGCTGCCCGGGGGCCAGGCGGTGAGCATCGCCCCCACCCTGGACGGCCAGGCCGCCCGGGCGCAGCAGGTTTCCGCAACAGGTGCGAACGGGAGCCCTGCCCCGGGGCCCTTGGCCGGGAGCGCGGGCGCCCGCGGGACCGCCGAATCCCTCCGCCTGGTCCTGCTCAACCCGGGGGCGAACCGCTCCCTGGCGCCCGGCGAGGAAACCACCCTGAACTACCGTCTCCAGGGCCCGGCCGGTCAGAGCGGGCAGGTAGCTTTCGGCAACCTGCCGGACGGCCTGGAGGCCACCGTGAACGGCCAGCCCCTGACGGGACCTCTCACCGTGCAGGTCGGCGACACGGTGGCGCTGACCCTGCGCAACCGGGGCCTGCCCGGCGGTGAGGCGATGAGCGTCACCCCAAGCGTGGACGGCCGGGCCGCCGAGCCCCAGCAGGTCACCGGGCGGGCGGCCGCCGGTGACCCGGCGGGAACGGCCGCGACCGGAGGGACGACCCCGGCCCCGGGCACCGGGACGCCCGGCGACACCGCCGCGGCGAGCCCGTTGCGCCTGGTGCTGCTCAACCCGGGGGCGAACCGCTCCCTGGCCCCTGGTGAGGAAACCACGCTGAGTTACCGCCTTCAGGGCCCGGCCGGGCAGAGCGGGCAGGTGGACTTCGGGGCCTTGCCGGACGGCCTGGAGGCCACCGTGAACGGCCGGCCCCTGACGGGACCTCTCACCGTGCAGGTCGGCGACACGGTGGCGCTGACCGTGCGCAACGCGGGGCTGCCCGGGGGCGGGACCGCCACCCTGACGCCGACCCTGAACGGGCAGGCGGCCCAGCCCCAGCAGGTGACGGCCGCCACTCCGGGCGCGGCCGCGGGCACTGCCCCTTCCACGGGTCAGGTCCCGGCGGCCGGACCGGTCGTGCTGCTGAACCCCGAGGCCAGGCAACCCCTCGCGCGCGGGGAGAGCACCGTGTTGCGCTACCGGGCGGAGGGGGCCCCGGCCACCGTGCGGCTCGGCGAGACCCCGGCGGGGACCTCGGTGGCCTTCGAGGGCCAGCCGGGCAGCACCCTGACCGTGCCTGCGGGCGGCGAGTTCGGCGTGCGGGTGACGAACACGGGGCTGGGCGGCGGGCAGGCGGTGAGCCCGGACGTGCGGGCCGCCGGGGTGCCCCTGAACGTACCCACCATCACCGGGGCGCGGGCGGGCTTTGACCCCGGCTGGCTGGGGTTACTCGGCCTGCTGGGATTGCTGCCGCTTGTCGTCCGCCGCGCCGCGCCCCGCGTCCTGTCGGTGCCGGTCGGTCCGGCGCCCGCCGGATCCCCCCCCGTGGTCACGGCGCCCACCCCCGTCGCTCCCAGCAGCCCTCCGGTCGACACGGCCCCGGCGGGCGCCGCGCCCGACCGGCTCCAGCTTCTCGAAGAACGGCTTGCGGTGGACAAGACGCGGGTCAAGGTGGGGGAGGTGGAGATCGGCAAGCGGGTCGAGACCCGGACTGAGCAGGTCGAGGTGCCCCTGACGCGCGAGGAAGCTTATATCGAGCGCCACGCCGTCGCCGACCCCCGGCCGGTGGAGGACGCGGTGCTGGGAGTTCAGCCGGAGGCGTTGCGGGTGGACCTAGAGGCCGAGCGGGCCCAGGTGGAGAAGCGGGCCTACGTCGCCGAGGAGGTGGAGGTCAGCAAGCGCACGACCACCGAGCAGCGGACCTTCACCGAGACCGTCGGGCGGGAGGTGCTGGACGTGCGGCCCGAGGGCGACGTGACCGTTGTAGACGGGGAGGACGTGGATGAGGGGTCATCCCCCCGGCGCCGCTGA
- a CDS encoding uroporphyrinogen-III synthase has product MDWFAGLRVLSLESRRADEMTTLIQKYGGEATVAPSMREQKLDLSAHLTKFEAGLAAGDIHAVACMTGVGTKMFLRDLAARDPRHLEKLKDVPLVARGNKPTQALKTFGLTGIIVPRPHTWHEIQDHLLETLKPGQHAVILEYGDPTPQAMLRTLSQAGLRVTSVPVYRCTFPHDTAPLGLAVRDTALGGQDILLLSSGTQLLHFLKFAERLRLEAEVRAALGRMIVVSIGPACSESAAELGVRIDLEANPHKMGILVRTAAEHGPGLLRGRLSRAG; this is encoded by the coding sequence GTGGATTGGTTCGCGGGGCTGAGGGTCCTGAGCCTGGAGTCGCGCCGCGCCGACGAGATGACGACCCTGATTCAGAAGTACGGCGGGGAGGCGACCGTCGCCCCCAGCATGAGGGAACAGAAACTCGACCTGAGCGCCCACCTGACGAAGTTCGAGGCGGGGCTGGCGGCGGGCGACATTCACGCCGTCGCCTGCATGACGGGCGTGGGAACGAAGATGTTCCTGCGGGACCTGGCGGCGCGAGACCCCCGGCATCTGGAGAAGTTGAAGGACGTGCCCCTCGTCGCACGGGGGAACAAGCCTACCCAGGCGCTCAAGACCTTCGGCCTGACCGGAATCATCGTGCCGCGCCCACACACCTGGCATGAGATTCAGGATCACCTGCTGGAGACGCTGAAACCCGGCCAGCACGCCGTCATCCTCGAATACGGCGACCCGACGCCTCAGGCCATGCTCCGCACGCTCTCCCAGGCGGGCCTGCGCGTGACCAGCGTGCCCGTCTACCGCTGCACCTTCCCGCACGACACGGCGCCGCTGGGCCTCGCCGTCCGTGATACGGCCCTGGGCGGGCAGGACATCCTGCTCCTGTCCAGCGGCACCCAGCTCCTGCACTTCCTGAAGTTCGCCGAGCGGCTGCGGCTGGAGGCCGAGGTGCGCGCTGCCCTGGGCCGCATGATCGTCGTGAGCATCGGTCCCGCGTGCAGCGAGAGCGCAGCCGAACTGGGAGTGCGCATCGACCTGGAAGCCAATCCACACAAGATGGGCATTCTGGTCCGCACCGCCGCCGAACATGGGCCGGGGCTGTTGCGGGGAAGGCTCAGCCGGGCGGGGTAG
- the nirD gene encoding nitrite reductase small subunit NirD: MTLTLTPPSEQTWTRVCALGDILPGTGVCALVQGEQVAVFHIAGRVFALGNRDPFTGANVLSRGLTGSKGDTLKVASPLLKHAFDLETGVSLDDPAVMVPTYAVRVEGGDVWIGSRG, encoded by the coding sequence ATGACCCTGACCCTGACTCCCCCCTCCGAACAGACCTGGACGCGTGTGTGTGCCCTGGGCGATATCCTGCCGGGGACCGGCGTGTGTGCCCTCGTGCAGGGCGAGCAGGTCGCCGTGTTCCACATCGCCGGGCGCGTCTTCGCCCTCGGCAACCGTGACCCCTTCACGGGCGCGAACGTGCTCTCGCGTGGCCTGACCGGCAGCAAGGGCGACACGCTCAAGGTCGCCTCTCCCCTCCTCAAGCACGCCTTCGACCTGGAGACGGGCGTCAGCCTGGACGATCCGGCGGTCATGGTGCCCACCTACGCGGTGCGGGTGGAAGGCGGTGACGTGTGGATTGGTTCGCGGGGCTGA
- the nirB gene encoding nitrite reductase large subunit NirB, with protein MTQPTPQTQLPHVVIVGNGMVGHRLVDNLRAHAGADALNITVISEETRLAYDRVRLSAHFDDDRPDLSLATDAGYEGQGVTVAWGRATAVDRDSRTVTVTGKAGEQTLAYDALVLATGSFPFVPPIPGKDASGCFVYRTLDDLDAIRTAARTSRVGAVIGGGLLGLEAAGALRKLGLETHVVEFAPHLMPAQLDAEGGALLRRIIEDRGIGVHVSRATSEVSTDASGRVTALAFADGSRLETDLVVFSAGIRPRDDLARACGLTVGERGGIQIDDRCVTSDPAVYAVGECALHNGRVYGLVAPGYAMAKVAAASLLADLDLSGPTDAKFVGADLSTKLKLLGVEVGSFGDAKGQTPDSRSVSLSDNVRGTYSKLVLSPDGTRVLGGLLVGDTARYGALLDLALSSTPLTVPPETLIVPPLPGGEALPVSANALVCSCENVRTNTLVEAIEGGCRDVAGLKKCTGAGTGCGGCVPSMHSLLQTELRRLGETVTNHLCEHFPHSRQELFNLIKVKGHRTWDEVLSAHGTGLGCETCKPAVASILATLHNEYVLKAEHAQLQDTNDAFLANIQKNGTYSVMPRVPGGEITADGLIAIGAVARKYGLACKITGGQRIDLLGAQRDDLPAIWGDLIAAGFESGHAYGKSLRTVKSCVGSTWCRYGVQDSTGLAVRLELRYRGLRSPHKIKSGVSGCTRECAEARGKDFGVIATEKGWNLYVGGNGGVTPKHAVLLAADLDEETLIRTIDRFLMFYVRTADRLQRTSTWLENLEGGLDYLKAVIMDDTLGICADLDAAMSQHVDTYFDEWAVALADPEGLTRFRTFINSDARDNAIQWVDERGQIRPAFEHELTPLPMAGGDD; from the coding sequence ATGACTCAACCCACCCCCCAGACTCAACTCCCCCACGTCGTCATCGTCGGGAACGGCATGGTCGGTCACCGCCTCGTGGACAACCTGCGCGCCCACGCTGGAGCGGACGCCCTCAACATCACCGTGATCAGCGAGGAGACCCGGCTCGCCTACGACCGCGTTCGCCTGAGCGCCCACTTCGACGACGACCGCCCCGACCTCTCCCTCGCCACCGACGCCGGGTACGAGGGCCAAGGCGTAACCGTGGCCTGGGGCCGCGCGACCGCCGTGGACCGCGACTCCAGGACCGTCACCGTCACAGGCAAGGCTGGGGAACAGACGCTCGCCTACGACGCGCTCGTCCTCGCCACCGGCTCCTTCCCCTTCGTGCCGCCCATTCCCGGCAAGGACGCGTCGGGCTGCTTCGTGTACCGCACCTTGGATGACCTCGACGCGATTCGTACTGCCGCCCGGACCTCGCGCGTCGGGGCCGTGATCGGCGGCGGGCTGCTCGGGCTGGAGGCTGCCGGGGCACTCCGCAAGCTGGGGCTGGAGACGCACGTGGTCGAGTTCGCCCCCCACCTGATGCCCGCCCAGCTCGACGCGGAGGGCGGCGCGCTGCTGAGACGGATCATCGAGGATAGGGGCATCGGCGTGCACGTCTCCAGGGCGACGAGTGAGGTCAGCACGGACGCCTCGGGCCGCGTGACCGCCCTCGCCTTCGCGGACGGGTCGCGGCTGGAGACGGACCTCGTGGTCTTCTCGGCGGGCATCCGGCCCCGCGACGACCTCGCCCGCGCGTGCGGCCTGACGGTCGGGGAACGCGGCGGCATCCAGATTGACGACCGCTGCGTGACGAGCGACCCCGCCGTCTACGCGGTCGGTGAGTGCGCCCTCCATAACGGGCGGGTCTACGGCCTCGTCGCCCCCGGCTATGCGATGGCGAAGGTGGCGGCGGCGAGCCTCCTCGCGGACCTGGACTTGAGCGGGCCCACGGACGCAAAATTCGTCGGTGCGGACCTCAGTACCAAGCTCAAGCTGCTCGGCGTGGAGGTCGGTTCGTTCGGCGACGCGAAGGGGCAGACACCAGACTCGCGCTCGGTGAGCTTGAGCGACAACGTGCGCGGCACGTATTCCAAGCTGGTCCTCAGCCCAGACGGGACGCGCGTGCTGGGTGGTCTGCTTGTCGGCGACACGGCCCGTTATGGCGCCCTGCTCGACCTCGCGCTTTCGAGCACGCCGCTCACGGTCCCGCCCGAGACGCTGATCGTGCCGCCTCTGCCCGGAGGTGAAGCCCTCCCGGTCAGCGCGAACGCCCTCGTCTGCTCCTGCGAGAACGTCCGCACGAATACCCTTGTCGAAGCCATCGAGGGCGGCTGCCGTGACGTGGCGGGCCTGAAGAAGTGCACCGGGGCGGGGACGGGTTGCGGGGGCTGCGTGCCGAGTATGCACAGCCTCCTCCAGACGGAATTGCGACGACTCGGCGAGACGGTCACCAACCACCTCTGCGAGCACTTCCCGCACTCGCGCCAGGAACTCTTCAACCTCATCAAGGTGAAGGGCCACCGCACCTGGGACGAGGTGCTGAGCGCCCACGGCACCGGGCTGGGCTGTGAGACCTGCAAGCCCGCCGTGGCGAGCATCCTGGCGACACTGCACAACGAGTACGTCCTCAAGGCCGAGCACGCCCAGCTTCAGGACACGAACGACGCCTTCCTGGCGAACATCCAGAAGAACGGCACCTACTCGGTGATGCCGCGTGTGCCGGGCGGCGAGATCACGGCGGACGGCCTGATCGCCATAGGCGCCGTCGCCAGGAAGTACGGCCTGGCCTGCAAGATCACGGGCGGGCAGCGCATCGACCTCCTCGGCGCCCAGCGCGACGACCTCCCCGCGATCTGGGGCGACCTGATCGCCGCGGGCTTCGAGAGCGGGCACGCCTACGGCAAGAGCCTGCGAACGGTGAAGAGCTGCGTCGGCTCGACGTGGTGCCGCTACGGGGTGCAGGATTCGACCGGCCTCGCGGTGAGGCTGGAACTGCGTTACCGGGGTCTGCGCTCCCCGCACAAGATCAAGTCGGGCGTCTCCGGCTGCACCCGCGAATGCGCCGAGGCGCGCGGCAAGGACTTCGGCGTGATCGCCACCGAGAAGGGCTGGAACCTCTACGTCGGCGGCAACGGCGGGGTGACACCAAAACACGCGGTCCTCCTCGCCGCCGATCTGGACGAAGAAACGCTGATCCGCACGATTGACCGCTTCCTGATGTTCTACGTGCGCACCGCCGACCGCCTCCAGCGGACGAGCACGTGGCTGGAGAACCTGGAGGGCGGCCTGGACTACCTCAAGGCCGTGATCATGGACGACACGCTGGGCATCTGCGCCGACCTCGACGCGGCGATGTCCCAGCACGTGGACACCTACTTCGACGAGTGGGCCGTCGCGCTCGCCGACCCCGAGGGCCTGACCCGCTTCCGCACCTTCATCAACAGTGACGCCCGCGACAACGCCATCCAGTGGGTGGACGAACGCGGCCAGATTCGCCCAGCGTTCGAGCACGAGCTGACTCCCCTGCCGATGGCGGGCGGGGACGACTGA